A stretch of Syntrophobacterales bacterium DNA encodes these proteins:
- a CDS encoding xanthine dehydrogenase family protein molybdopterin-binding subunit: protein MDNFSYIGKSVPRKDGPLKATGKAEYTVDVTLPGMLVGKVLRSPYPHARILNIDTSKAERLPGVKAVVTAADSLKIKHGFVETPRYPADQYPIAVDMVRHVGEDIAGVAAVDEDTAEEALSLIEVEYEPLPAVFNPEEAMKPDAPLIHPNNPKVNDPYHNIGGKTATSWGDIEKAFRDSYLVREDKYYCQIRTHGYMEPQATVTHFDHSGKLNVWTSSMGVFIKRAKLARTLGLPYSNVRVLKTYVGGAFGGKIDLFHHEYISSLLSMKCHLPVRIVYSREEVFKASRHAQPLIIQIKTGVTKDGLILGQEIRTINDSGAYHGSGVVVIFLAWGFAMAPYRVPNMKYEGYSIYTNNLVRAPQRGHGAPKMRFAAESQFDMIAEELGMDPIEFRLRNARRPGETLPNGDSVKNFGLTECIVKAADRTDFRNKHEAARKSRKTDSKIKRGIGIGTTAYFGGSLIYPNSSSIIVKLNDDASVSLMTGAVDVGQGCETVLCQIVAEELGVPIEEVQVYAADTETTPIDIGSWISGLTYVTGNAAKKAAQQAMNKLFAIAGEELGVDVQDLVARNKEIFLRESPDRKISYARAIAISIAKKKGDPVIGEGHFRTMKDEPIHPSLANAKGRWTENYSNYAQVAEVEVDTETGAVKILKITTAHDCGFPFNPALVEGQIDGQVSMGQGHILTEEVRVEDGCVINPSFLEYKIPCALDMVETEYLDVITEEYKKDRPYNTKEAGEGYVSGTVAAVANAIYSATGVRANRTPIHPQDILEALEKYRA, encoded by the coding sequence ATGGATAATTTCTCGTATATAGGCAAGTCGGTACCGAGAAAGGATGGACCTCTTAAAGCTACAGGCAAGGCAGAGTATACCGTAGATGTAACGTTGCCGGGAATGCTCGTCGGGAAAGTCCTGAGAAGTCCTTACCCTCATGCGCGGATTCTGAATATAGATACAAGCAAAGCGGAACGGCTGCCGGGCGTCAAGGCAGTGGTTACTGCGGCGGATTCCCTTAAGATCAAGCACGGGTTCGTAGAGACCCCTCGCTATCCTGCAGACCAGTATCCGATCGCTGTAGACATGGTGCGTCATGTCGGTGAGGATATAGCAGGAGTCGCGGCTGTTGACGAGGACACGGCAGAAGAAGCTCTATCCCTGATAGAAGTTGAGTATGAGCCGCTTCCCGCGGTCTTCAATCCAGAGGAGGCCATGAAACCGGATGCCCCCCTGATCCACCCGAACAACCCGAAGGTCAACGATCCATACCACAATATAGGCGGCAAGACCGCAACCTCATGGGGTGACATCGAAAAGGCATTCCGTGACTCTTACCTCGTCCGTGAGGACAAGTACTATTGCCAGATACGGACACACGGCTACATGGAACCGCAGGCCACAGTGACGCATTTTGACCATTCTGGAAAATTGAACGTATGGACGTCAAGCATGGGGGTCTTTATCAAGAGAGCGAAACTGGCAAGAACGCTGGGGCTTCCATATAGCAACGTGAGGGTTTTGAAAACCTATGTAGGCGGCGCCTTCGGGGGCAAAATTGACCTGTTCCACCATGAATACATAAGCTCCCTTCTCTCTATGAAATGTCATCTGCCTGTCAGGATCGTATACAGCCGAGAGGAAGTCTTCAAGGCTTCACGCCACGCACAGCCTCTGATTATTCAGATAAAGACCGGTGTAACAAAGGATGGTTTGATCCTCGGGCAGGAGATCCGTACGATCAATGACAGTGGCGCATATCACGGAAGCGGAGTTGTTGTGATCTTTTTGGCGTGGGGGTTCGCCATGGCGCCTTACCGGGTGCCTAACATGAAATATGAAGGCTATTCGATCTATACGAACAACCTTGTGCGCGCCCCTCAAAGAGGACACGGAGCGCCGAAGATGAGGTTCGCCGCAGAGTCCCAGTTTGACATGATTGCCGAAGAGCTGGGCATGGACCCGATAGAGTTCCGCCTGCGGAATGCCCGCAGACCGGGCGAGACATTGCCAAACGGAGACTCCGTAAAGAACTTTGGATTGACAGAGTGCATTGTAAAAGCGGCCGACCGGACGGACTTCAGGAACAAACACGAGGCGGCGAGAAAGAGCCGTAAGACGGATTCAAAGATAAAACGCGGCATAGGGATCGGCACAACGGCCTATTTTGGCGGTTCCCTCATCTATCCGAACAGTTCATCCATCATCGTGAAACTGAACGATGATGCCAGCGTCTCTCTCATGACCGGCGCCGTGGATGTCGGGCAAGGCTGCGAGACCGTTCTTTGTCAGATCGTGGCGGAAGAGCTTGGCGTACCTATCGAAGAAGTACAGGTCTATGCAGCCGATACCGAGACCACCCCTATCGACATCGGGTCGTGGATAAGCGGACTCACGTACGTGACGGGCAATGCGGCCAAAAAAGCCGCTCAGCAGGCCATGAACAAGCTCTTTGCCATTGCCGGAGAGGAGCTTGGGGTGGACGTGCAAGATCTGGTGGCCCGAAACAAGGAGATATTCTTACGCGAATCTCCTGACAGAAAGATATCATATGCCCGGGCAATTGCCATAAGCATTGCAAAGAAAAAGGGTGACCCCGTAATAGGCGAGGGTCATTTCCGAACAATGAAGGACGAGCCGATCCACCCGAGCCTTGCTAACGCCAAAGGCCGGTGGACCGAAAACTACTCCAATTACGCCCAGGTTGCAGAAGTGGAAGTGGATACGGAGACAGGCGCGGTGAAGATTCTTAAGATCACGACCGCCCACGACTGCGGATTCCCTTTTAATCCTGCATTGGTGGAAGGTCAGATCGACGGACAGGTTTCCATGGGACAGGGGCACATTCTGACAGAAGAGGTCAGGGTAGAGGACGGATGTGTAATAAACCCCTCTTTTCTGGAGTATAAGATTCCCTGTGCGCTGGACATGGTGGAGACGGAATATCTTGATGTCATCACCGAGGAGTATAAGAAGGATCGCCCTTACAATACCAAGGAGGCGGGGGAAGGTTACGTGTCGGGGACCGTCGCGGCCGTTGCCAATGCAATATACTCCGCCACAGGGGTACGGGCGAACAGAACGCCGATTCATCCGCAGGACATATTGGAGGCCCTGGAAAAATACCGGGCATAG
- a CDS encoding (2Fe-2S)-binding protein — MKKVPKQLISLRVNGTDYELAVSPNRTLLEVLREDLMLKGVKEGCDDGSCGTCTILLDGAPVRSCLYLAVEATGKELTTIEGLAEGDRLHPIQQAFVDHGAIQCGYCTPGMILTAKALLDRNPAPTDQDIKIAISGNFCRCTGYNKIVTAIKMAGQSAVRR; from the coding sequence ATGAAGAAAGTACCGAAGCAGCTAATCTCGTTGAGAGTAAATGGGACCGATTATGAGCTGGCCGTCAGTCCTAACCGGACGCTTCTTGAAGTCTTGAGGGAGGACCTCATGCTGAAAGGGGTCAAGGAGGGCTGTGACGACGGATCGTGCGGTACTTGCACCATACTACTGGACGGGGCTCCCGTAAGATCATGTCTCTATCTGGCGGTGGAGGCAACAGGGAAGGAATTGACCACTATTGAAGGGTTGGCGGAAGGGGACCGACTGCATCCAATTCAGCAGGCTTTTGTCGATCACGGGGCCATTCAGTGCGGGTATTGCACCCCAGGTATGATACTCACGGCAAAGGCCCTGCTCGACAGGAATCCTGCCCCAACGGACCAGGACATCAAAATAGCGATCTCAGGTAATTTTTGCAGGTGTACCGGATACAACAAGATTGTCACGGCGATAAAGATGGCAGGTCAAAGCGCTGTAAGGAGGTAA
- a CDS encoding FAD binding domain-containing protein, translating into MRLPYFYYREPITIEEAFSIMEEHHGGARVLAGGTDLIPLMKYGLETPSIIVSLRNLTDFKGIEAGDKEVFVGAMTSLADLSSSSVIRSNFPALHEAVGSVGAPPLRNVATVGGNIRQNSRCLYYNQSKTWRLEKPPCRKAGGDVCHAVPKGKKCFSVYCGDLAPALIALGGSVVVKAKNRERIIPLWDIFTGDGLTPFALAGDELIAGVTLPIPGKESGSSYVKMRVRPAVDYPLVSAAASVALDGEGRITKTDLVLGAAGPKPVVVEAGQFLAGKTIDTVSFDALNELLHKGTQMANNLVLSGSYRRKMLPVVAGKAIRAAIRSITGKENA; encoded by the coding sequence GTTGGCGGGGGGCACCGACCTTATACCGCTCATGAAATACGGCCTCGAAACTCCTTCCATCATCGTAAGCCTAAGGAATCTTACCGACTTCAAGGGAATTGAAGCCGGTGACAAGGAGGTATTTGTGGGGGCCATGACATCCCTGGCAGACCTATCGTCATCCTCGGTCATCAGGAGTAATTTTCCGGCCCTCCATGAAGCGGTGGGCTCCGTGGGTGCGCCGCCCCTCCGTAATGTTGCTACCGTTGGCGGCAACATCCGTCAAAACAGCCGTTGCCTATACTACAACCAGTCGAAGACATGGCGGCTCGAAAAACCTCCGTGCCGCAAGGCCGGAGGGGATGTCTGCCACGCTGTTCCCAAGGGAAAGAAATGTTTCAGCGTCTATTGCGGTGATCTCGCTCCCGCGCTGATTGCCCTCGGCGGCAGCGTGGTTGTTAAAGCAAAGAATCGAGAGAGGATCATTCCGCTTTGGGATATCTTCACCGGCGATGGTCTTACACCCTTTGCCCTGGCAGGCGACGAGCTTATTGCCGGCGTAACCCTTCCCATCCCCGGTAAAGAGAGCGGTTCAAGTTACGTGAAGATGCGCGTGAGACCTGCTGTCGATTATCCCCTTGTTTCGGCGGCTGCCTCCGTCGCCCTTGATGGGGAAGGGCGAATTACAAAAACTGACCTTGTCCTCGGAGCGGCAGGGCCGAAACCCGTCGTCGTCGAAGCCGGCCAATTCTTAGCAGGAAAGACGATTGATACGGTCAGCTTCGATGCCCTCAATGAATTGTTGCACAAAGGTACGCAAATGGCGAATAATCTTGTTCTTTCAGGATCTTATAGAAGGAAAATGCTGCCTGTGGTGGCTGGAAAAGCCATCCGTGCAGCCATCCGGTCAATTACGGGAAAGGAGAACGCATGA